From the genome of Lentimicrobiaceae bacterium, one region includes:
- a CDS encoding TolC family protein, with product MIKKPIIIFLLVLITSWAANAQKLWSLEDCIQYAMEKNLQIKQQQLAIDNADADLLQSKMGLLPDLNGGATHSYNYGQTIDRYTNQFATERVQSNNFYLQSSITLFNGFEKINTIRQNMVKLDYNRLDKEKYANDIALSIATMYLQVLYYTEMLDVNKNQLEITQMQVARMQKMVEAGTLANGDLLTIEAQAATEELSVVETQNQLDLAYLSLAQMMDLPSVNGFSIEKPEISLGEQSYLLENPDKIYDFALNNQPEIKSAKLKVKSSELGLARVRGYQYPTLSLGGSWATGYSGASKDASQLGTGKYEISVLKTKSGEEILQPVYDYEYKTRSFSNQIKDNDNKSIGLSLNIPIFNTWQVRTNINKSKIGIKSAELDLQLAENNLRKTIQQAYADAKASLNRYQASGKKVAASEEAFKYSEQKFTVGLLNTVDYNNTKKELNKSHSELLQSKYDYVFKTKVLDFYLGKPMTLKK from the coding sequence ATGATTAAAAAACCCATCATTATTTTTTTACTGGTGTTGATCACAAGTTGGGCTGCCAATGCCCAAAAACTTTGGTCTCTTGAGGATTGTATTCAGTATGCCATGGAAAAGAATCTGCAGATCAAACAGCAACAACTGGCTATTGACAATGCCGATGCCGATCTTTTGCAAAGCAAAATGGGGCTTCTTCCCGACCTTAACGGAGGTGCCACTCATTCCTATAATTATGGACAAACCATTGACCGTTACACCAATCAGTTTGCTACCGAACGGGTGCAATCCAACAACTTTTACCTGCAAAGTTCCATTACCCTTTTTAACGGATTTGAAAAAATAAATACTATCCGCCAGAACATGGTAAAACTCGACTACAACCGACTGGATAAAGAAAAATATGCCAATGATATTGCACTCAGTATCGCTACGATGTACCTGCAGGTGTTGTATTATACCGAAATGCTTGATGTAAACAAAAACCAGCTCGAAATTACACAGATGCAGGTAGCCCGTATGCAAAAAATGGTAGAAGCCGGAACTCTTGCCAATGGCGATCTCCTTACAATTGAAGCCCAGGCTGCCACTGAAGAATTGTCGGTTGTGGAAACACAAAACCAGCTCGACCTGGCGTATCTTAGTTTGGCCCAAATGATGGATTTGCCTTCAGTTAACGGCTTCAGCATCGAAAAGCCTGAAATTTCACTTGGAGAACAATCTTATTTGCTTGAAAATCCTGATAAAATTTATGATTTTGCCCTTAACAACCAGCCAGAAATAAAAAGTGCCAAATTAAAAGTAAAAAGTTCTGAACTGGGGCTTGCACGTGTACGTGGTTATCAATACCCTACACTTTCTTTGGGAGGAAGCTGGGCTACAGGCTACTCTGGTGCCAGCAAAGATGCCAGTCAACTGGGAACTGGTAAATATGAAATTTCTGTATTAAAAACAAAAAGTGGGGAAGAAATTTTGCAACCGGTTTATGATTACGAATACAAAACCCGTTCGTTCTCCAATCAAATTAAAGACAACGACAATAAATCCATAGGACTTTCATTGAATATCCCTATTTTTAATACCTGGCAGGTTCGCACCAATATCAATAAATCAAAAATTGGAATTAAAAGTGCCGAACTCGACCTTCAACTTGCCGAAAATAACCTGAGGAAAACTATCCAGCAAGCCTATGCTGATGCCAAGGCATCGCTCAACAGATACCAGGCATCCGGGAAAAAAGTGGCTGCTTCGGAAGAAGCCTTTAAATATTCAGAACAAAAATTTACCGTTGGCTTGCTTAATACTGTTGATTATAACAATACCAAAAAAGAACTGAATAAATCTCATTCCGAGTTGCTGCAATCGAAATACGATTACGTTTTCAAAACTAAAGTTCTCGACTTTTACTTAGGCAAACCCATGACACTAAAAAAATAA
- a CDS encoding response regulator transcription factor, with protein sequence MEKRKVNILLAEDDPNLGSILKTFLEAKGYSTTLCDNGMKALVAFKEHNFDFCIIDVMMPVKDGFTLAKDIRSLDKKIPILFLTAKTMPEDKLKGFEVGADDYLTKPFNMDELLMRIQAIIRRTGSLRSNDNTVFQIGNYIFDYNRQLLTFPGFEQKLTSKESDLLMLLCENMQEVVERSYALIKIWFDDSYFNARSMDVYIAKLRKYLKNDPNVELINVHGIGFRLIVNQ encoded by the coding sequence ATGGAAAAGAGAAAAGTAAACATTTTATTAGCAGAAGACGACCCCAACCTCGGGAGTATTCTCAAAACGTTTCTTGAAGCAAAAGGATATTCTACTACATTGTGTGATAATGGAATGAAGGCTTTAGTTGCATTTAAAGAACACAATTTCGATTTTTGCATTATTGACGTTATGATGCCTGTAAAAGATGGCTTTACACTTGCTAAAGATATAAGAAGCCTCGATAAAAAGATTCCGATCCTTTTTCTTACGGCAAAAACAATGCCTGAGGACAAACTGAAAGGCTTTGAAGTAGGCGCCGACGATTATCTCACCAAGCCTTTTAACATGGATGAACTGTTAATGCGAATACAAGCCATTATCCGGCGAACAGGATCTCTCAGAAGCAACGATAATACAGTTTTCCAAATTGGAAATTACATTTTTGATTACAACCGCCAATTACTTACATTTCCAGGGTTTGAGCAGAAACTCACGTCAAAAGAATCGGATTTGCTGATGCTTTTATGCGAAAACATGCAAGAGGTGGTTGAACGTTCCTATGCATTGATAAAAATCTGGTTCGACGACAGTTATTTTAATGCGAGAAGTATGGACGTTTACATCGCCAAACTGAGAAAATATCTGAAAAACGACCCCAATGTAGAATTAATCAATGTCCACGGGATTGGATTCAGGCTGATAGTAAATCAGTGA
- a CDS encoding T9SS type A sorting domain-containing protein, which yields MKTVNFSGFFIFLVAFFGIPSLVFADKNPGDSLDVIHYDIHLQNIDITSQTIEGFTTLTLTPKTATLAELHIELLALTTDSVKVNGISADFEQANNILLKVIPQQPLMMGDTAEVCIYYHGHPFTDASGWGGFHFSGNYAFNLGVGFDSNPHNLGKAWFPCIDDFTDRALYDMYITVADDITAICGGTLISETSNGNGTKIFHWKMANDIPTYLASVAVGSYVAVRDTFDGMNQRVPIAIYVRPADSVKAVGSFVHLKEILAIYENRFGPYSWERVGYVGASLGAMEHATNITYPNSSINGNTTDEWLYAHELSHMWFGDKVTCASAEDMWLNEGWAVFCESVFKEGLYGKQAYKDNIRSKLKEVLQFTHHTDLEYRAIYGIPPEFTYGSTVYDKGGQVAHTLRGYLGDSLFFDGIKGFLTEFVYNHASSWDLRDYLTARTGINLDAFFETWIFTPGFPHFSVDSFTVVPTDNQYNVTVYTKQKARGTNHYSAANRVEITFLNDQWNFTSDTMIFSGLTGQKTFQLPFAPEAVLMDANDKLSDAVTAYSDTIKGTGLREYPDCFFKLDVQNVSNSAFLRIEHNWVAPDSLKTPQYGLTLSDYRYWKVDGIFPAEFSANGWFNYNKGSYLDNTLITDPDDSLVILYRPSPASDWQAIAFTRIGPWGIGNVIVNNLQKGEYTLAVWDETVAGAGEKKNKAGGFLLYPNPSGSDVIIEYSIEKKGVMEVYSLAGKKMDAFRLSPGKHQYCYKHSQLTSGTYLLKMRLDAGEDYIVKKLVIH from the coding sequence ATGAAAACAGTAAATTTTTCTGGTTTTTTTATATTTTTAGTTGCATTTTTTGGAATTCCATCATTGGTTTTTGCAGATAAAAATCCGGGCGACAGCCTCGACGTTATTCATTATGACATTCATTTACAAAATATTGATATAACTAGCCAAACCATTGAAGGATTCACTACCCTTACTCTTACCCCCAAAACGGCTACCCTTGCTGAGTTACACATTGAACTCTTAGCATTGACGACCGATTCGGTTAAGGTAAATGGTATTTCAGCAGATTTCGAGCAAGCGAACAATATCTTGCTGAAAGTTATTCCACAGCAGCCTCTTATGATGGGCGATACTGCCGAAGTTTGTATTTACTACCATGGTCACCCGTTTACCGATGCTTCCGGTTGGGGAGGATTCCATTTTTCAGGAAATTATGCATTCAACCTCGGAGTGGGTTTCGATTCCAACCCTCACAATTTAGGCAAAGCCTGGTTTCCCTGCATTGACGATTTTACTGACCGTGCCCTTTACGACATGTATATTACTGTTGCCGACGATATTACAGCAATTTGTGGAGGCACTCTCATCAGCGAAACCTCTAACGGAAACGGAACAAAAATATTCCATTGGAAAATGGCAAACGATATTCCCACTTACCTGGCTTCTGTGGCTGTGGGCAGTTACGTAGCTGTTCGCGATACTTTCGACGGCATGAACCAGCGGGTTCCCATCGCCATTTATGTGCGTCCGGCTGATTCGGTTAAAGCCGTAGGTTCGTTTGTACATCTGAAAGAGATATTGGCAATTTACGAAAACCGTTTCGGCCCTTATTCCTGGGAAAGAGTTGGATATGTTGGCGCTTCATTAGGCGCAATGGAACATGCCACCAATATCACGTATCCAAATTCAAGTATAAACGGGAATACTACTGACGAATGGCTTTATGCACATGAATTATCACACATGTGGTTTGGCGATAAAGTTACCTGTGCCAGCGCCGAGGATATGTGGCTTAACGAAGGTTGGGCTGTATTTTGTGAATCGGTATTTAAAGAAGGATTGTATGGCAAACAAGCGTACAAGGACAATATCCGCAGCAAACTCAAGGAAGTTTTGCAATTTACACATCATACAGATCTTGAATACAGGGCGATATACGGAATACCTCCTGAATTTACCTATGGAAGTACCGTTTACGATAAAGGAGGGCAGGTAGCCCATACCCTGAGAGGCTATCTTGGCGACAGTTTGTTTTTTGACGGAATAAAAGGCTTTCTTACCGAATTTGTTTATAACCATGCATCTTCCTGGGATTTGCGTGATTATCTCACTGCACGTACAGGTATTAACTTAGATGCCTTTTTTGAAACATGGATTTTTACCCCGGGATTTCCCCATTTCTCGGTAGATTCGTTTACTGTAGTACCTACTGATAATCAATACAATGTTACTGTTTATACGAAGCAAAAAGCCAGAGGAACAAACCATTATTCCGCAGCTAACCGTGTGGAAATTACTTTTCTTAACGACCAATGGAACTTCACAAGTGATACCATGATTTTTTCCGGTTTAACCGGACAAAAAACTTTCCAGTTGCCTTTCGCACCCGAAGCCGTACTTATGGATGCTAACGACAAACTGAGCGACGCAGTTACTGCCTATTCCGATACTATAAAAGGAACAGGTTTAAGGGAATATCCCGATTGTTTTTTCAAACTCGATGTTCAGAATGTTTCGAATTCTGCTTTTCTCCGTATCGAACACAACTGGGTAGCTCCTGATTCGCTTAAAACTCCGCAGTATGGACTTACGCTTTCCGATTACCGCTATTGGAAAGTAGATGGGATTTTCCCGGCAGAATTTTCAGCCAATGGCTGGTTTAACTATAACAAAGGCTCTTATCTTGATAATACCCTGATTACTGACCCCGACGATTCTTTAGTAATCCTTTATCGTCCTTCACCGGCTTCCGACTGGCAGGCAATTGCTTTCACACGTATCGGTCCATGGGGCATAGGAAATGTCATCGTGAATAATCTGCAAAAAGGGGAATATACACTTGCCGTTTGGGACGAAACAGTTGCAGGAGCAGGCGAAAAGAAAAACAAAGCAGGAGGTTTTTTATTGTATCCCAATCCCTCAGGAAGTGATGTTATTATTGAATATAGCATTGAAAAAAAGGGGGTGATGGAAGTATATTCTTTAGCAGGAAAAAAAATGGATGCCTTCAGGCTTTCCCCCGGAAAACATCAGTATTGCTATAAACACAGCCAACTTACTTCCGGCACATACCTGCTGAAAATGCGGCTCGATGCGGGTGAAGATTACATAGTTAAAAAGTTGGTAATTCACTGA
- a CDS encoding HAMP domain-containing histidine kinase, whose protein sequence is MNKRIIVFISVLISLVLVALVGIQMYWIKNAIAVKQANFERSVTESVSRVIYNLEKIELSGQIHNRMSLNQRGTDLFKAIDSINTLYFNEFKKRQRLSAPDSIFSYSSERVEIEYTQKSENKTVEHFDTTIITENGAAKAEAKPIYAEKTRSGKLNGNTKNITGKMSRHRLKELMKIKFSLIDEVFDDLMNFNKVKPGTRKINIVLIDSLLSYELKKNGIETSYEFGIYSAIQNRIVYEKTGQYSKKLFSRGFGFQLFPSDLSFSPEYLLLYFPHEKRYLFTQLSGMLLISIILIIVIILLFSYTITTIIRQKKLGEMKSDFINNMTHEFKTPISTISLACQALNDNDVRKMENIQENYINIISQENKRLGSMAEKILQTAVIEKGQLKLKKEIIDIHSIIAEVVKNFSLQVDKKGGKIQMELNATNFCLFADKEHITNVINNLLDNANKYTPVTPQIMISTGNVSEGIMITVEDNGIGISKSNQKKIFDNLYRVHTGNVHDVKGFGLGLSYVKAIVNKHDGSVTVESELKKGSIFKIFLPLDNNREN, encoded by the coding sequence ATGAATAAAAGAATAATAGTATTTATTTCGGTACTTATCAGCCTTGTGTTGGTAGCATTAGTGGGAATTCAGATGTACTGGATAAAAAATGCTATTGCCGTAAAACAAGCTAATTTTGAAAGAAGTGTAACGGAATCGGTTTCGAGGGTAATTTATAATCTTGAAAAAATTGAACTTTCCGGTCAAATTCATAACCGGATGAGCCTGAACCAAAGAGGAACCGATCTTTTTAAAGCCATTGATTCAATTAATACATTGTATTTTAATGAATTTAAAAAACGTCAACGGCTGTCTGCGCCCGATAGTATTTTTAGCTACTCTTCTGAAAGAGTCGAAATTGAATACACACAGAAATCGGAAAACAAAACGGTAGAACATTTCGATACGACTATTATTACTGAAAACGGAGCAGCTAAGGCGGAAGCCAAACCTATTTATGCTGAAAAAACCCGGTCGGGTAAATTAAACGGGAACACAAAAAACATTACCGGTAAAATGAGCCGGCACAGACTTAAGGAATTGATGAAAATTAAATTTTCGTTGATAGACGAGGTCTTTGATGATTTGATGAATTTTAATAAGGTTAAGCCCGGTACTCGTAAAATAAATATTGTACTTATTGATTCATTATTATCATACGAACTAAAAAAAAATGGTATAGAAACCAGTTACGAATTCGGAATCTACAGTGCCATACAAAACCGTATAGTGTATGAAAAAACAGGACAGTATTCAAAAAAACTATTCAGCAGGGGCTTTGGATTTCAGCTTTTTCCCAGCGATTTGTCTTTTTCACCGGAATACCTGTTGCTGTATTTCCCGCACGAAAAACGCTACCTTTTTACACAATTATCAGGTATGCTTCTTATTTCCATCATACTTATCATTGTAATAATCCTGCTTTTTTCTTATACCATCACTACCATCATCCGGCAAAAGAAACTCGGAGAAATGAAAAGTGATTTTATCAATAACATGACGCACGAGTTTAAAACACCTATTTCGACAATTTCTTTAGCATGCCAGGCGCTTAACGATAATGACGTCCGTAAAATGGAAAACATACAGGAAAACTATATAAATATTATCAGTCAGGAAAACAAACGCTTAGGTAGTATGGCAGAAAAAATACTCCAAACAGCGGTAATAGAAAAAGGGCAATTAAAGCTTAAAAAAGAAATAATTGATATTCATAGTATTATTGCAGAGGTTGTAAAAAACTTTTCGCTTCAGGTTGATAAAAAAGGAGGCAAAATTCAGATGGAACTGAATGCAACTAATTTTTGCCTGTTTGCAGATAAAGAACACATAACTAATGTTATCAATAATTTACTCGATAATGCAAATAAATATACCCCTGTAACTCCACAAATAATGATTTCGACCGGTAATGTAAGTGAAGGAATAATGATTACCGTAGAAGATAACGGTATTGGTATCAGTAAATCAAATCAGAAGAAAATTTTTGACAATTTATACCGGGTCCACACAGGAAATGTACACGATGTAAAAGGATTTGGATTAGGTCTTAGTTACGTAAAAGCTATTGTAAACAAACATGATGGCAGCGTTACCGTTGAGAGTGAATTGAAAAAGGGCTCAATATTTAAAATATTTTTACCATTAGATAATAACCGTGAAAATTAA